The DNA segment tccgcagtttaatattcagttaaacaggttgttcatcattcagaagagggagtattcacatccttacttccttgttcaATTATCAGTTTATTAGCtagcagttcagtttcagtttcagtattTACAGTTATTTTGTTCCGCTATTTTACATACCAGtataattcaaatgtactgacatcccttttgccctGGGCTTGCATCTCGCAATGCAGGTAACGATTTTCAGGTTGACTATTCTGCTTGCTAGGACATCTCATATCAGCTATTGGTGATCCCCAGTCTTCTGGGGCCTTAtctctcttttgttttagtcATTATAGTATTTCAGTTAATAAGGTATACCGGGGACCTTGTCCCGGTAAACAGTTAGCATTTTCAGTAttctttagaggcttcgtagactatAACCCAGTCAGTCAGATATTAGCAGGCTTTCATGTGTTAGCCTTATCAGCTACTTGTTTATACTTGCAGACCTTTGAGTATTTTCCGCATCTATGGTATTTCAGTCAGACTCTTTAGTAGATTATCATGTTTTATATTTACCTCTAGCTCATAGTTATACCACGTGTTGATCCAGCCATgtagttggttcgctcggtcacatgtagtcaggcaccgagtgtcgtgttacgcccAGACTATGATTCGGGGCGTGACAACAACTCAATCTAAACACATTACTTccttttgatatatatatatatatatatatatatatatatataactagtcCTGGGCAAAAAAATTTAGAACTGCTATGTTTTTAACATACAATATTCTAATGCATTCATCTCCGCACATTATTGAACAACCATTAGGATTTTCATCTCTAAACTTAGAGATGAGCGTGTTATACACACTATTTGTAAAAACTTTCTTTATACTATCATGTCATCTAATGATATCGGTAAGTAAACTTtattaaaatataaatttaaattcTTGAAAATAAGGCAGATTATCTGCTACAACAAGTAAATATATTTTTACAGTGTAAGAAATTAAATTCTTTACACCAACGATGTATATAATCTAAACTTTGAAAACGCTCCATGATAAATTTGTTCTAGTTCAgcatagaaatatttttttggcTACAAAAGAACACGAGAAAGTACTTCCTATACAACTCAACATCTAAACATATTTTTAACATATACTAGTCTAAGACAAAAAATTTAAAACCGGCACGCTATTAGTAACATATACTACAAAATTCTAATGCATTAATTTCTTCACATGATAGAACAAGCATTAGGATTTTCATCACTAAACATGGAGGTGAGTGTGTGAGTAGGTGTATTTGGTACTATTTGAAAAGCTTGAGGTACATCCCTCACATAGCCAGAAGGTGCTTTCTTGTCATAAACTCCTGGTGCATACGGATATGATACCAAATTGTATTCTACGTATGGCCAAAATTCTGCTTTCTTTCCTGTGTTCTGCACTTTCTTTAACACCTTCTTTGGTTCAACATTACCACTCACTGTTACTCGGCTTTGTTTTCTGCTTACATCCACTGATTTCACCCCTACAACATACAATTAAGCAATTAGAATATAAAAACTCAATACAAAGAATTTTGTGGAAGTTACATATTTGGCTGGTAAAAAAAGTTATATTCGCTAGtcaaatatacaaaatatacattaattatgtataaaatatgtatattatatgtatattataCATTAATATACAAACTATATAAATTGTCGGCTGTTATTTTTTAAAACGGTTATAATGTAGAAAGAGTCTAATTACAAAATAAGAACTTGAACCGTCGAAGCTATGTGATAAATTTTAAGTAAtgaatttaatttatatatattgacATAGTATAAAACATTATTTATTCACTTATTATTCTTGATTTCTTTTATGCATAAGAGAGATGAATTAAACCTTTCATAGACGAAACTGCATTTGTAACCTTCCTTTCACAGCCATCACAATCCATTTTCACCTTTATTTCAACTGTctgaaatgggaaaagaaaaaaagaaaaaaaaattagtttcaaTATCACGAAGCCTTAAAATTtaataaaggaaaaaaaacaaaaagaattaaGGGGTAAAACACATGGAATTAGCATGCAAATTTACCTGCATTGGTTTGCGTTTGCTTTTTCTTGTACTTGTAACCTCAAACATATCTGATATGTGATCAATTATACccatttttttctttcaaaaataatatTTCTTGTGTGAGAAAGTAGTAATTAAAGGGAAGAAAGAGAGGTTAATTAAGGTTCATGAACTAAGAAGCTTGCAGTATATAAGGAAACTTGGTTGAAAATGCTAGTATTTATTACACTAGATTTATCAAACAACACTTGAGGAGTTGTCAACAAGCTGTTTTTGAAGAAATTATAAACAATATTTTAAACTTAAGAAAGTGACTTATGTCGGCTAATCATAGAATGAACCCCAAAGATATCAAGTTAACTTGGACAACTAGACAAATTGGAGGGGTTTTGGTTGGACCCCAATTAATCAATAACTAGgtaattactttttttttttttttggtttatttatttgttgAAAACTTGTACAAACTTAACATAGTTGCCATAATGCCATTAGATATTGCAATATCCTTTGCATAATGTTTCTTCTTTCTTACGTCTCACCTTATATTCTTGGAGATGATTGTTCTGGTTTTCTTAGTTCAAAGATACACATTAACCATTAATATTAATTGTACTAATTTGAACTTTTTAAAAGTATGAATGCAAAGGTTGGATTCGTTGTGAACTCGTTCACAATCATTCATTCATGTGATTTATCCACTGTGTCATTCTGTCAAAGACCAACGCGTTTAGGATACTCGGTCTATCATAGCTGTAACAAATTATTTAGTAATGATTTTCTTTTCACCACTACCAAGAAGTGTGCACGAATGGATGAGACCACTTCATTTTTAACTAGAGATCCCGGGAGCGCTCTCCCTATTAGTCGGGGACGTGAATCCTGATTATTTGGGACGATAAGTTTCAAACACAATAgataaagcaaaaggaaaatattttcttttccctttcttccaAATTTTTCTTCCGTTAATCCTTTTCCCCCCTTCAAACAACGTTAGTGTCCAGTTCAACTTGTGCATACCTTTAACTATAATATTGAGTACACGCTATCTTCCACTTGTATATACACCAAGTAACTCTATTAACTTAGGCTTAGGCCGATAAGAAAAAATTATCTACCGTGTTTTTAGTTGCTGAAATTTAAACTTTGGCATCTCATAATTTTCACTTGCTTCATTGGCTATGCAACGTTAAACGTTTTATTTCTTGGGTCTATCTTAACAAATTAAAAATCTAGGACTCTATGTTTATCCAAGAGCTACAGCTGCACAGTAAATAGCTAAATTAAACTAGGTAAATTTTCGAATAATCATACAAGTAATCGGCAAAATATAGGCCAGACACATTTGCTCTTCAACAAAGACATCTCTTTTTCCCCAAGTGCCAAGTGTGTTTTCTTCTCTATTAAGCAGATCTACTTTGCATAGTTGCTGTTCAATAGCAGTGATTGGCATTGTTGGTTTTATTATACAATCAATGACCTGGAGCCCATCTTTTTGCATTATTTTTATGAAGAAATGGCTGCTATGAATTCTTAATACTACTTCATGTCCGTCAGCCCCTTCCAACGAGGGTTATAGTAGAGTAGTGAATACTCTTTTATCTTTAACTAACAGTTTCGGATTCGAGCCTTGTTTATGGAGTGATATTTGTTAGAGAGTGTTTTACTTTTATTGCTGAATTTTTCGGTATAAATCCAAATTTAGTCGAGTTCCAATACAGATACATATCTTGATAATAAAAAAAACCCCTTTCATCATTACTACCGATGTGACATTCATGTAAACCATGAGCTTATTACCCCGCTCTTTTCTGTTTGAAAGACATCCTTCAATTTTCTTTACTAGTATAAGTCATCTATCAAACACacaaaaagaaataaggaaataaaaaaggaa comes from the Nicotiana sylvestris chromosome 4, ASM39365v2, whole genome shotgun sequence genome and includes:
- the LOC104238370 gene encoding heavy metal-associated isoprenylated plant protein 20-like, coding for MGIIDHISDMFEVTSTRKSKRKPMQTVEIKVKMDCDGCERKVTNAVSSMKGVKSVDVSRKQSRVTVSGNVEPKKVLKKVQNTGKKAEFWPYVEYNLVSYPYAPGVYDKKAPSGYVRDVPQAFQIVPNTPTHTLTSMFSDENPNACSIM